The following proteins are co-located in the Sporolactobacillus pectinivorans genome:
- a CDS encoding RusA family crossover junction endodeoxyribonuclease — translation MIEFTIYGEPIDQGRPRFSTVGGFSRVVNPPDSRGYKKYVKLLASQNRPQ, via the coding sequence ATGATTGAATTCACAATCTACGGTGAACCGATCGATCAAGGGCGGCCGCGATTTTCAACAGTTGGCGGATTTTCCCGGGTCGTGAATCCACCGGACAGCAGGGGGTACAAGAAGTATGTCAAATTGTTGGCTAGCCAGAACCGGCCCCAATGA
- a CDS encoding MFS transporter, protein MVKTKMLSMRRVWLTLTAVALFSFMATIDGSIVNIALPTMSKELNIPMNQATWAVSIYLIVISGLLTFFGRLGDQAGKIKVFRIGMYIFTIGSFLAGINLGLWFLLFARIIQALGGAMIMSNGFGIITATAPANMRARAMSLNSVFVSLGMIAGPGVGGLILERLEWSYIFWINVPVGIIAIVIGSLVFPKSTARSEAVQFDWSGIVTLFFTISIFFLAVNIGQEQGFTTLLPVTLFVVSVILFIAFIRQELRVDDPLLNLTIFRSSLFTISLVAVFLVFTSSYFIDVLMPFYFENLRGISSGMAGIYLMIWPVTMLIGAPISGYLADQFDQEYVTLFGLTILGASFFGWRIVDVQTSFVVMVILLMMGGFGMAFFQTPNNALIMSNAPNSMLGVAGALSSLARNLGLIMGTSLVTTALYAAMSHKLGHSITNYPTGNGNVFVYGMYVAFTSAIFLVIVAWLITVYRVWMRLRKSNRIWCKSRKTS, encoded by the coding sequence ATGGTAAAAACAAAAATGTTGTCAATGCGCCGGGTATGGCTAACATTGACTGCCGTTGCACTATTTTCATTTATGGCCACAATTGATGGGTCAATCGTTAATATTGCACTGCCAACTATGTCTAAAGAGTTGAATATCCCAATGAATCAAGCCACATGGGCGGTTTCGATTTATTTGATTGTTATCTCTGGACTTTTGACTTTTTTCGGTCGCCTGGGTGATCAAGCGGGGAAAATTAAGGTGTTTCGCATCGGAATGTATATCTTCACCATCGGGTCGTTTCTGGCTGGCATTAATCTTGGTTTGTGGTTTTTATTATTCGCGCGTATTATCCAAGCTTTGGGTGGCGCGATGATTATGAGTAATGGATTTGGCATTATTACAGCAACCGCGCCAGCTAATATGCGTGCGCGTGCGATGTCACTTAATTCAGTATTCGTGTCATTAGGAATGATTGCTGGGCCTGGCGTTGGTGGATTGATTTTGGAACGGCTTGAGTGGTCGTACATCTTCTGGATTAATGTTCCGGTAGGAATTATTGCTATCGTTATTGGTTCGCTCGTCTTTCCAAAGTCAACGGCACGCAGTGAAGCTGTTCAGTTTGATTGGTCGGGTATTGTGACGCTCTTCTTCACAATTAGCATCTTCTTCCTCGCTGTTAATATAGGCCAGGAGCAAGGGTTCACGACATTACTACCAGTTACATTGTTTGTAGTGTCTGTAATCTTGTTTATCGCTTTTATCCGCCAAGAGTTGCGTGTGGATGACCCACTGTTGAATTTGACGATTTTCAGGTCGTCACTGTTTACGATTAGTTTGGTTGCAGTATTCTTGGTTTTCACCAGCAGCTACTTCATTGACGTGTTGATGCCATTCTATTTTGAAAACTTGCGTGGGATTAGTTCAGGTATGGCTGGTATTTATTTAATGATTTGGCCAGTGACCATGTTGATTGGTGCGCCCATTTCAGGTTACTTGGCGGATCAATTTGATCAAGAATACGTGACGTTGTTTGGTTTGACGATTCTTGGTGCATCATTTTTTGGTTGGCGTATTGTTGATGTGCAGACATCATTTGTAGTTATGGTTATCTTGTTGATGATGGGCGGATTTGGGATGGCCTTCTTCCAAACACCGAATAACGCCTTGATTATGTCTAATGCACCAAACTCAATGCTTGGTGTAGCCGGTGCATTGAGTTCTCTGGCACGAAATCTTGGGTTGATCATGGGGACGAGTTTAGTCACCACTGCACTTTATGCAGCAATGAGCCACAAGTTGGGACACAGTATTACGAATTATCCAACTGGTAATGGTAACGTGTTTGTTTATGGTATGTATGTCGCATTCACATCAGCGATTTTCTTGGTTATTGTGGCATGGCTGATTACGGTTTATCGTGTTTGGATGCGTTTGCGTAAAAGTAACAGAATCTGGTGCAAATCTCGAAAAACGAGCTGA
- a CDS encoding MerR family transcriptional regulator: MLLIGLLAKESGISIGTIRFYEEKGILEATTRDDNNNRLFDEETLKWLTFVKYLRKTGMSIKDIQHYRKLIDAGEETIPERIKIIEHQKQKVLAEIADKQEQIAHLDHKLERYRQGHDNYV; this comes from the coding sequence TTGCTATTAATTGGACTACTCGCTAAGGAAAGCGGCATTTCCATTGGCACAATTCGCTTTTATGAGGAAAAAGGAATCCTTGAGGCGACAACTCGTGATGATAATAACAATCGTTTGTTTGATGAAGAGACACTTAAATGGCTCACCTTTGTGAAGTACTTACGGAAAACTGGCATGAGTATCAAAGATATTCAACATTATCGCAAACTGATAGATGCCGGCGAAGAAACCATCCCCGAGCGAATCAAGATTATAGAGCACCAAAAGCAAAAGGTTCTTGCTGAAATCGCCGATAAACAAGAACAAATTGCTCATCTGGATCATAAACTTGAGCGTTATCGTCAAGGTCACGATAATTATGTATAA
- a CDS encoding GNAT family N-acetyltransferase has product MKTNIKKCTLTDLHMIQKIGYETYNETFQSFNTPENMETYLEKAFNLEQLKKELSNVYSDFFLVYLNEELAGYLKVNVNEAQTDNIGSEALEIERIYIRNKFQRQGLGKFLIHKGIELAKEQNKKQVWLGVWEKNERAIKFYTKMGFLKNGAHAFYMGDEKQTDFIMVKTLI; this is encoded by the coding sequence GTGAAGACAAATATCAAGAAGTGCACACTTACAGATTTACATATGATTCAAAAAATAGGTTACGAAACATATAATGAGACATTTCAGTCTTTTAACACACCTGAAAATATGGAAACATACTTGGAGAAAGCATTTAATTTAGAACAGTTAAAAAAGGAATTATCAAATGTTTATTCAGATTTCTTTCTTGTATATTTAAATGAAGAACTCGCTGGCTATTTGAAGGTTAATGTTAATGAAGCGCAAACGGATAATATTGGTTCCGAGGCACTTGAAATTGAGAGAATTTATATAAGGAATAAGTTTCAAAGACAAGGACTTGGAAAATTTCTTATACATAAAGGAATAGAATTAGCAAAAGAACAGAATAAGAAGCAAGTTTGGTTAGGTGTATGGGAAAAAAATGAGAGGGCAATCAAATTTTATACGAAAATGGGTTTTTTAAAAAATGGAGCTCACGCCTTTTATATGGGAGATGAAAAACAAACTGATTTTATTATGGTTAAAACGCTTATATAA
- a CDS encoding GrpB family protein, with amino-acid sequence MNRPVEIKKYSPEWAKEYEKEKEKLLNLLDNNIISIEHIGSTSVKGLDAKPILDIMVGVKDLYEVDNFIEPLKSLGYEFVFHQAFPQRRFFRKGAWRVGTHHLHFYKYGSENWNNQLLFRNYLQSHLETRIKYGLLKKKLAEQYHFDRPAYTKAKSVFIREVIESAKENSSDK; translated from the coding sequence TTGAATAGACCAGTGGAAATCAAGAAGTATTCTCCTGAATGGGCAAAGGAATATGAAAAAGAGAAGGAGAAATTACTAAATTTATTGGATAATAACATCATTTCTATTGAACACATCGGAAGTACATCGGTAAAAGGATTAGATGCGAAACCTATACTGGATATAATGGTTGGGGTCAAAGATTTATATGAAGTGGATAATTTTATTGAGCCTTTAAAGAGTCTTGGCTATGAATTTGTCTTTCATCAAGCATTTCCTCAGCGTCGTTTTTTTAGAAAAGGTGCATGGAGAGTGGGAACACATCATCTTCATTTCTACAAGTATGGAAGCGAAAACTGGAATAATCAACTGCTATTTAGAAATTATTTACAAAGTCATCTCGAAACACGGATTAAATATGGTTTATTAAAGAAAAAATTAGCTGAACAATATCATTTCGATAGACCAGCATATACTAAAGCAAAATCCGTATTTATCCGAGAAGTTATAGAATCAGCAAAAGAAAACAGTTCTGATAAATAA
- a CDS encoding response regulator — MLTANSGSRLLIIDDEAQIRKLLSVALHAHHFETLEASNGGEGILMASTDHPDLIVLDLGLPDGSGINVLKTIREWSQVPVIILTVKEREEDKILALESGADDYVTKPFGMGELIARIRVALRHTAKTEARPVLDFGRLVIDLSRRMVLVDGKPVKFTPTEYELLRLLATHAGRVMTHRQLLKQVWGGQMINTDSNYLRVYIGHIRKKIEKNPTKPKVIITEPGVGYRFVE, encoded by the coding sequence CTGTTGACGGCCAATTCAGGATCAAGATTATTAATCATTGACGACGAAGCACAGATTCGCAAACTATTGAGCGTTGCCCTTCACGCCCATCATTTTGAAACTTTGGAGGCATCAAACGGCGGGGAAGGCATTCTCATGGCTTCGACAGACCATCCGGATCTTATCGTACTGGATCTGGGGCTGCCGGATGGATCGGGAATTAACGTATTAAAAACGATTCGCGAATGGTCGCAAGTTCCAGTGATTATTCTGACAGTCAAAGAACGTGAAGAGGATAAAATCCTCGCTCTGGAAAGCGGAGCCGACGATTACGTGACTAAGCCATTCGGCATGGGGGAATTAATCGCCCGCATCAGGGTTGCTCTGAGGCACACGGCGAAAACAGAAGCAAGACCTGTCCTTGATTTCGGTCGCCTCGTGATCGACCTGTCACGCCGGATGGTCCTGGTCGACGGCAAGCCGGTCAAATTCACTCCGACAGAATATGAGCTGCTCAGGTTGCTCGCTACTCATGCTGGACGAGTCATGACACACCGACAGCTGCTTAAGCAGGTTTGGGGCGGACAAATGATCAATACCGACAGTAATTATCTTCGTGTCTATATCGGGCATATACGCAAGAAAATAGAAAAAAATCCGACAAAGCCCAAAGTGATCATTACAGAGCCGGGAGTCGGCTATCGGTTTGTAGAATGA